A region of Streptomyces sp. WMMC500 DNA encodes the following proteins:
- a CDS encoding RNA polymerase sigma factor SigF, with translation MPAPAAPTDDAVPDPDAAPEPDAAADPDAAVSSGSIDTRTLSRALFLRLAELPPGDSPERSYVRDTLIELNLPLVRYAAARFRSRNEPMEDIVQVGTIGLIKAIDRFDCRRGTEFPTFAMPTVIGEIKRYFRDTSWSVRVPRRLQELRLALTKASDDLAQQLDRSPTVPELAQYLGVSDEDVVDGLAVGNAYTASSLDSPAPEEDGGEGSLADRLGYEDTALEGVEYRESLKPLLAQLPARERRIIMLRFFGNMTQSQIGDEVGISQMHVSRLLTRTLAQLRAGLIAD, from the coding sequence GTGCCTGCCCCCGCCGCCCCCACGGACGACGCCGTCCCGGACCCCGACGCCGCTCCCGAGCCCGACGCGGCCGCGGACCCCGACGCCGCCGTCTCCTCCGGCAGCATCGACACCCGCACCCTCTCCCGCGCCCTCTTCCTCCGCCTCGCCGAGCTGCCCCCCGGAGACAGCCCCGAGCGGTCGTACGTGCGCGACACCCTCATCGAGCTGAACCTCCCCCTCGTGCGCTACGCCGCGGCCCGCTTCCGCAGCCGCAACGAGCCGATGGAAGACATCGTCCAGGTCGGGACCATCGGCCTGATCAAGGCGATCGACAGATTCGACTGCCGGCGCGGCACCGAGTTCCCGACCTTCGCCATGCCCACGGTCATCGGCGAGATCAAGCGCTACTTCCGCGACACGAGCTGGTCCGTGCGCGTCCCGCGCCGGCTGCAGGAGCTGCGCCTGGCGCTCACCAAGGCGAGCGACGACCTCGCGCAGCAGTTGGACCGCTCCCCGACCGTGCCGGAACTCGCCCAGTACCTGGGGGTGTCCGACGAGGACGTGGTCGACGGCCTCGCCGTCGGCAACGCGTACACGGCCAGTTCCCTCGACTCCCCCGCCCCGGAGGAGGACGGCGGCGAGGGCTCCCTCGCGGACCGCCTCGGGTACGAGGACACGGCGCTGGAGGGCGTGGAGTACCGCGAGTCGCTGAAGCCGCTGCTGGCTCAACTCCCGGCGCGGGAGCGGCGGATCATCATGCTGCGGTTCTTCGGGAACATGACGCAGTCCCAGATCGGCGACGAGGTGGGCATCTCGCAGATGCACGTGTCCCGGCTGCTGACGCGCACGCTGGCGCAGCTTCGGGCAGGGCTGATCGCGGACTGA
- a CDS encoding MDR family MFS transporter gives MTHRQILEALSGLLLGMFVAILSSTIVTNALPRIIADLDGTQSAYSWVVTAALLAMTASTPLWGKLADLASKKLLVQLALVIYVAGSAVAGLSQSTGMLIACRVVQGIGVGGLSALAQIILAAMISPRERGRYSGYLGATFAVATVGGPVLGGVITDTSWLGWRWCFYIGIPFAVLALVVLQKTLHLPVVRRKVSIDWRGATLMSASVSLLLIWVTLAGESYAWVSWQTFAMTGGALALGLAFVWVETRVPEPVLPLRLFRNRTVTLASLASLFVGIAMFGATVFLSQYFQLARGESPTTSGLLTIPMIMGIFLASTISGWVITRTGRWKVWLVAGGLLLTSGLSLLGTMRYDTPYWHIAVFMAALGTGIGMLMQNLVLCTQNQVDPADLGAASSAVAFFRSLGGAVGVSALGAILGSRISGYMRDGLADLGIPPARAADQAGGGAAIPNLAELPAPVRTVVESSYGHGLADIFLYAAPAALLAFVMVACIKEVALRTRSGLQQAGGGAPADGDAGRREAPAKANA, from the coding sequence ATGACCCACCGGCAGATACTGGAGGCCCTCTCCGGCCTGCTGCTCGGCATGTTCGTGGCGATCCTCTCCTCGACCATCGTCACCAACGCCCTGCCCCGGATCATCGCGGACCTGGACGGGACGCAGAGCGCGTATAGCTGGGTCGTCACCGCAGCACTTCTCGCCATGACGGCCTCCACGCCCCTGTGGGGCAAGCTCGCCGACCTCGCCAGCAAGAAGCTCCTGGTCCAGCTCGCCCTCGTGATCTACGTCGCCGGATCGGCCGTCGCCGGCCTCAGCCAGAGCACCGGCATGCTCATCGCCTGCCGCGTCGTCCAGGGCATCGGCGTCGGCGGCCTCAGCGCGCTCGCGCAGATCATCCTCGCCGCGATGATCTCCCCGCGCGAACGCGGCCGTTACAGCGGCTACCTCGGCGCCACCTTCGCCGTCGCCACCGTCGGCGGGCCCGTCCTCGGCGGCGTGATCACCGACACCAGTTGGCTCGGCTGGCGCTGGTGCTTCTACATCGGCATCCCGTTCGCCGTCCTCGCGCTCGTCGTACTCCAGAAGACCCTGCACCTGCCGGTGGTGCGCCGGAAGGTGTCGATCGACTGGCGCGGCGCGACGCTGATGAGCGCGTCCGTCTCGCTGCTGCTGATCTGGGTCACGCTCGCGGGTGAGTCGTACGCCTGGGTGTCCTGGCAGACCTTCGCGATGACCGGCGGCGCGCTCGCGCTGGGGCTGGCGTTCGTCTGGGTCGAGACCCGAGTGCCGGAGCCGGTGCTTCCGCTGCGCCTCTTCCGCAACCGCACCGTCACCCTCGCCTCGCTCGCCTCCCTCTTCGTCGGCATCGCGATGTTCGGCGCGACGGTCTTCCTCAGCCAGTACTTCCAGCTCGCCCGCGGCGAGAGCCCGACGACGTCGGGCCTGCTCACCATCCCCATGATCATGGGGATCTTCCTCGCCTCCACGATCTCGGGATGGGTCATCACCCGCACCGGCCGCTGGAAGGTCTGGCTCGTCGCCGGCGGGCTGCTGCTCACCTCGGGGCTCAGCCTGCTGGGCACCATGCGCTACGACACCCCGTACTGGCACATCGCGGTCTTCATGGCCGCGCTCGGCACGGGCATCGGCATGCTGATGCAGAACCTCGTCCTGTGCACCCAGAACCAGGTCGACCCCGCCGACCTCGGCGCCGCCAGCTCGGCGGTCGCGTTCTTCCGCTCCCTCGGCGGCGCGGTCGGCGTCTCCGCCCTCGGCGCGATCCTCGGCAGCCGCATCTCCGGCTACATGCGCGACGGCCTCGCCGACCTCGGCATCCCGCCGGCCCGCGCGGCGGACCAGGCGGGCGGCGGTGCGGCGATCCCGAACCTCGCGGAGCTGCCGGCGCCGGTGCGCACGGTGGTGGAGAGCTCGTACGGGCACGGGCTGGCCGACATCTTCCTTTACGCGGCGCCGGCGGCGCTGCTGGCGTTCGTGATGGTGGCGTGCATCAAGGAGGTGGCGCTGCGGACGCGCAGCGGCCTGCAGCAGGCGGGCGGGGGCGCGCCGGCGGACGGCGACGCGGGGCGCAGGGAGGCCCCGGCGAAGGCGAACGCGTAG
- a CDS encoding NUDIX domain-containing protein, which translates to MSVAGVIVDDEGRALLIQRRDNGQWEPPGGVLEPGETIPEALQREVLEETGLKIALPALLTGVYKNMTGLIVSLVFRCEAIDGTPTTGDETYALRWATRAEVTELADEAYAIRVLDALNAASPPAVRAHDGVRLV; encoded by the coding sequence GTGAGCGTCGCCGGAGTGATCGTCGACGACGAGGGCCGGGCCCTGCTCATCCAGCGCCGTGACAACGGCCAGTGGGAGCCGCCCGGCGGAGTCCTTGAGCCCGGGGAGACGATCCCCGAAGCGCTTCAGCGCGAGGTCCTGGAGGAGACGGGCCTGAAGATCGCGCTGCCCGCACTCCTCACCGGTGTGTACAAGAACATGACGGGCCTGATCGTCTCGCTTGTCTTCCGCTGCGAGGCCATCGACGGCACCCCGACCACCGGCGATGAGACCTACGCCCTCCGCTGGGCCACCCGCGCCGAGGTCACCGAACTCGCCGACGAGGCGTACGCGATCCGCGTCCTGGACGCACTCAACGCCGCATCGCCGCCGGCTGTGCGGGCGCATGACGGCGTAAGACTCGTCTAG
- a CDS encoding AIPR family protein — protein MTISARAGWGDEVHTLTGKRVAKFARDFGFEGSEAKQFELYVAANYLFPYVRDDVEQIESTVLGGGTDEGIDIAAVVVNGQIAFEPSEIDDLISDQASNTARVIFIQAKTSESYDSKLIAKFLHGVEAVTKYAIKAKSVELPPALVDLATLIDRIAESGDKFQDTRIPCELFYVTTSGNDGKSAQQELQVTEAIDRIRALGIYAEPLNLNTHGHDALAAKLKERHGPQNIRFNFEKRQTIPATERVSEAYIGLLSGAEVMKLLTDETGSMRPGIFDDNVRLDLGSQNPVNTRITRTLQSDDREHFPFLNNGLTIIATSLRGSGDRFFISGYQIVNGGQTSHQLVRWTASEAVKTKPSLLSDLWIPVKIVSSGDAGVRTSVAIATNLQTPIGSTDIQASSQMAKDVEEFFNQSGVNGLRYLRQNQHASLDFPRTRVVTTPELNRAVAATLFGDSFRAIGAPKELEAEGSFVWGEYSVEAYYYAAWILYRVERFFARTPDSTTLKAAKYHIAMMVSALITPGLVPVFETSEIETARRQLRDTKKLKFKISDSDKIEVAITTAVELATEQFQPVLNEGRSLRKDDVRSRRNQEALLQKVKESSANV, from the coding sequence ATGACGATCAGCGCTCGCGCTGGCTGGGGGGATGAAGTGCACACGCTCACGGGAAAGCGAGTGGCCAAGTTTGCACGAGACTTTGGCTTCGAGGGGAGCGAGGCGAAGCAGTTCGAGCTGTACGTCGCAGCCAACTATCTCTTCCCTTATGTACGGGACGATGTCGAGCAGATTGAGAGCACTGTTCTCGGCGGCGGGACTGACGAGGGCATCGACATCGCTGCAGTCGTAGTCAACGGACAGATCGCCTTCGAACCCTCAGAAATCGACGATCTTATCTCAGACCAGGCGTCTAACACAGCGAGGGTAATCTTTATTCAGGCTAAGACAAGCGAGTCCTACGACTCGAAACTCATCGCGAAGTTCCTCCACGGCGTCGAGGCCGTGACAAAGTACGCGATTAAGGCGAAGAGCGTTGAGCTCCCTCCGGCGCTGGTCGACTTGGCTACTTTGATCGATCGGATCGCAGAGAGCGGCGACAAGTTTCAAGACACGCGAATCCCGTGCGAACTCTTCTATGTCACCACTAGCGGCAACGACGGGAAGAGCGCACAGCAAGAGCTTCAGGTCACAGAAGCGATCGATCGTATTCGAGCTCTCGGCATTTATGCAGAACCTTTGAATCTCAACACTCATGGCCACGATGCACTAGCTGCAAAGCTGAAAGAGCGTCACGGACCACAGAATATCCGGTTCAACTTTGAGAAGCGGCAGACCATCCCTGCGACCGAGCGGGTGAGTGAGGCTTACATCGGTCTCCTGTCCGGCGCGGAGGTGATGAAGCTGCTGACGGATGAGACTGGCTCCATGAGACCAGGGATCTTCGACGACAACGTGCGTCTCGATCTCGGTAGCCAAAACCCAGTGAATACGCGGATCACGAGGACCCTTCAGAGTGACGACCGCGAGCACTTCCCCTTCCTCAACAACGGACTCACGATCATTGCGACATCTCTCCGAGGGTCGGGTGACAGATTCTTCATCTCTGGGTATCAGATCGTAAATGGCGGGCAGACGAGTCACCAGCTCGTTAGGTGGACGGCAAGCGAAGCGGTTAAGACCAAGCCGTCCCTCCTCTCTGACCTTTGGATCCCGGTGAAGATCGTCAGCTCAGGTGACGCTGGGGTGCGAACGAGCGTGGCGATCGCTACTAACCTGCAAACTCCCATCGGCTCAACTGACATACAGGCGAGTTCCCAGATGGCGAAAGACGTGGAAGAATTTTTCAACCAGTCGGGCGTAAACGGACTACGTTATCTGCGGCAAAACCAGCATGCGTCTCTTGATTTCCCGCGGACTCGCGTTGTCACGACTCCCGAACTCAATCGAGCGGTCGCTGCAACACTGTTCGGTGATTCTTTCCGAGCGATCGGCGCTCCGAAAGAGCTAGAGGCTGAGGGTTCGTTCGTCTGGGGTGAATACTCCGTTGAGGCTTACTACTACGCGGCCTGGATCTTGTATCGGGTCGAAAGATTCTTCGCCCGAACACCCGATTCGACCACTCTCAAAGCCGCGAAGTATCACATCGCGATGATGGTGTCCGCTCTGATCACGCCGGGACTTGTGCCTGTCTTCGAAACCTCTGAGATAGAGACAGCAAGACGGCAGCTGAGGGACACTAAGAAGCTGAAGTTCAAGATTTCGGATTCGGATAAAATTGAAGTAGCGATCACTACTGCAGTCGAGCTTGCCACCGAGCAGTTTCAGCCGGTCTTGAACGAGGGCAGGAGTTTGCGCAAGGACGATGTGCGCAGCCGTCGTAACCAGGAGGCCCTGCTGCAAAAGGTCAAGGAGTCGAGCGCCAACGTCTAA
- a CDS encoding XRE family transcriptional regulator, with protein sequence MSDRMSPAALPAHVLNRVDVQAALRCHDFGKVFKLARQWGGISFVKIADACDIKPERVGKLARGEGAITTYEKITRIADALAVPGHLVGLAPRPWEQAQQDRAPSDQENQALLLSDHSKAAGAPCPGRAATADQEGDDVRRRRFLATTGLAGVVGMLPESGAGSRLGHRDVEHLRLRSSRLRRLDDVLGGTDTRHVYRAELDATVRLMRRASYSETTGRQLLTVVAEQAQQAGWAAFDAGDQREASALYRRAHDAAREAKDTALEGNALAFLAYQQVSSAASGVATAVASCNAAGPDVPPTVLGLLYERRAWAHARAGEATETERALAHAEEALSGISDEPGPDWASWVDGRELQIMKGRCWTELRRPLRAVPELEAALADFDDAHARDKALYLSWLAHAYLDAGEVEQSAKVISRVIDLSAGVGSVRPRQRARTFLTRLHPHRSLGAVAEVLRRAA encoded by the coding sequence ATGTCAGACCGCATGTCGCCAGCCGCTCTACCGGCGCACGTCCTCAACCGTGTCGATGTGCAGGCCGCGCTGCGGTGTCATGATTTCGGCAAGGTGTTCAAGCTGGCCCGGCAATGGGGCGGAATCAGTTTCGTGAAGATCGCCGACGCCTGCGACATCAAGCCCGAGCGCGTGGGGAAGTTAGCCCGGGGCGAGGGCGCGATCACCACCTACGAGAAAATCACGCGCATCGCGGACGCACTGGCCGTTCCCGGTCACCTCGTCGGCTTGGCGCCACGCCCGTGGGAACAAGCGCAACAGGATCGGGCACCGAGCGACCAAGAGAATCAAGCGCTGCTTCTGTCTGATCATTCGAAGGCGGCAGGTGCCCCCTGTCCCGGCAGAGCGGCAACAGCCGATCAAGAAGGAGACGACGTGCGGCGCAGGAGGTTCCTCGCGACAACAGGACTCGCAGGAGTCGTCGGCATGCTCCCCGAGAGCGGAGCAGGGTCCCGGCTCGGCCATCGCGACGTAGAGCACCTGCGGTTACGTTCTTCCCGGCTCCGCCGCCTGGACGACGTTCTAGGCGGGACAGACACACGCCATGTCTACCGCGCCGAGTTGGACGCCACCGTGCGCCTGATGCGCCGCGCCAGTTACTCGGAGACCACCGGCAGGCAGTTGCTCACGGTTGTCGCTGAGCAGGCGCAGCAGGCGGGTTGGGCCGCATTCGATGCTGGTGATCAGCGGGAGGCATCCGCTCTCTACCGGCGAGCGCACGATGCTGCCAGAGAGGCGAAGGACACGGCCCTTGAGGGCAACGCCCTTGCCTTCCTCGCGTACCAGCAGGTCAGTAGCGCAGCGTCGGGAGTGGCCACTGCGGTTGCCTCGTGCAACGCCGCGGGACCCGATGTGCCGCCCACCGTCCTAGGTCTGCTGTACGAGCGCCGGGCTTGGGCTCATGCGCGTGCCGGGGAGGCGACAGAGACAGAGCGCGCGCTCGCCCACGCAGAGGAGGCCCTGAGCGGCATCTCCGACGAGCCAGGACCCGATTGGGCATCGTGGGTCGACGGGCGTGAGTTGCAGATCATGAAGGGCCGGTGCTGGACGGAGTTGCGCCGCCCGCTGCGCGCCGTCCCCGAGCTTGAGGCCGCGCTTGCCGACTTCGATGACGCGCATGCGCGGGACAAGGCGCTCTACCTCTCCTGGCTCGCTCACGCCTATCTGGACGCCGGGGAGGTCGAGCAGTCTGCGAAGGTGATCAGCAGGGTCATCGATCTCTCAGCCGGTGTCGGCTCCGTCCGTCCGCGGCAGCGCGCCCGCACCTTCCTGACCCGCTTGCACCCTCACCGGTCGTTGGGGGCCGTCGCCGAGGTGTTGCGCCGAGCCGCATGA
- a CDS encoding TetR/AcrR family transcriptional regulator, whose amino-acid sequence MASVRRKVRGARVSIWLTGRPKGRRRGHAPAAREADGLDLGKIVAATVRLLDAEGLGRLSMRRLAAELGVTAMSVYWYVDTKDELLELALDCAYGELELPREDDGDWAAQLRQLAHEHRRVLVAHPWVSRLAGEYLNVGPRAMACVAAAQRVMRRAGLPEECLTGGLSLLFPFSYGFGGAGGRWAELCRAAGVTEDECYGEFVRTLREHPEYVQPPAGAAVGPAPAVPAPATPAPAGPVRVPALSGHEQRDRDFNFALECVLAGLAAMRDRVAEQVRPTITPA is encoded by the coding sequence ATGGCGTCCGTCCGCCGCAAGGTCCGCGGTGCCCGCGTGAGCATCTGGCTCACCGGGCGGCCGAAGGGACGGCGCAGGGGGCATGCGCCTGCCGCGCGGGAGGCCGACGGGCTGGATCTGGGGAAGATCGTCGCGGCCACCGTGCGGTTGCTCGACGCCGAGGGGCTGGGGCGGTTGTCGATGCGCCGGCTCGCGGCCGAGCTGGGGGTCACGGCCATGTCCGTGTACTGGTACGTCGACACCAAGGACGAGCTGCTGGAGCTGGCCCTCGACTGCGCGTACGGCGAGCTGGAACTCCCCCGGGAGGACGACGGCGACTGGGCCGCCCAGCTCCGTCAGCTCGCGCACGAGCACCGGCGGGTCCTCGTCGCCCACCCCTGGGTCTCGCGTCTGGCGGGCGAGTATCTGAACGTCGGGCCCCGCGCCATGGCGTGCGTCGCCGCCGCGCAGCGGGTGATGCGGCGGGCCGGGTTGCCGGAGGAGTGTCTGACGGGCGGGTTGTCGCTGCTGTTTCCGTTCTCGTACGGGTTCGGGGGCGCCGGCGGGCGCTGGGCCGAGCTGTGCCGGGCGGCCGGGGTGACGGAGGACGAGTGCTACGGCGAGTTCGTACGGACGCTGCGGGAGCATCCCGAGTACGTGCAGCCGCCGGCCGGGGCCGCGGTCGGTCCGGCGCCCGCCGTTCCGGCGCCTGCCACTCCCGCGCCCGCTGGTCCCGTCCGCGTGCCCGCCCTCTCCGGGCACGAGCAGCGCGACCGCGACTTCAACTTCGCCCTGGAGTGCGTCCTCGCCGGCCTGGCCGCCATGCGCGACCGGGTCGCGGAGCAGGTCCGGCCCACCATCACCCCCGCGTAG
- a CDS encoding ATP-binding protein gives MRLQQLDTGGQAMTWQWRRHPRCVALARSQMRKALAGWGLVRIEGPAVLVVSELVTNAVVHAGVQGREVSTRFVRLDGGVRIEVHDASDDRPVRRVPDGKGGFGLHLVEQFAARWGVAERAIGKTVWAVVVDPEWVRGDLGEGKGEVSCGRG, from the coding sequence ATGCGGCTTCAGCAACTGGACACAGGCGGACAAGCGATGACGTGGCAGTGGCGGCGGCATCCCCGGTGTGTTGCGCTGGCGCGGTCGCAGATGCGTAAGGCGTTGGCCGGGTGGGGGCTGGTCAGGATCGAGGGACCGGCTGTGCTTGTGGTCTCGGAACTGGTCACGAACGCGGTCGTTCATGCGGGTGTGCAGGGGCGGGAGGTCTCAACGCGGTTTGTCCGGCTTGACGGCGGGGTGCGCATTGAGGTGCATGACGCCTCCGACGATCGGCCGGTGCGGCGTGTGCCGGACGGCAAGGGCGGCTTCGGGCTGCACCTGGTTGAACAGTTCGCGGCTCGGTGGGGGGTCGCAGAGCGTGCGATCGGCAAAACCGTGTGGGCCGTGGTGGTCGACCCGGAGTGGGTGCGGGGGGATCTCGGAGAGGGCAAGGGCGAGGTGTCATGCGGCAGAGGCTGA
- a CDS encoding methyltransferase domain-containing protein, with the protein MTKHELAEAGPERLASALLDKGVLTSDWLPAFEAVPRHLFMPDVIWPGQAGMNRPNDRVIRSAEPELWWQAVYRDAPITTQWDDGAYTGPGKGKIPSSSNSMPSMVFSMLKALDVDDGHHVLEIGTGTGWNAALLARRLGSANVVTVEVDPAAAQEAGTRLEAAGCNPVTVVGDGAQGHAPRAPYDRVIATCSVSRIPSAWIEQTRPGGVIVAPWGPTYGGEAVARLTVADDVTASGHFVGSSAFMRLRAQRTARPHVRDYLKGRPWPADGDRSVTSLSPDEVGDWVVMFAIGLQVPAAFPWMESYPDGSYTLWLRDAAVTSWATADYEPNRSEYEVVQSGPRKLWDEVETAHRWWVEQGQPDFNRFGLTVGPQGHSVWLDTPDHQVPLTVR; encoded by the coding sequence ATGACCAAGCACGAGTTGGCGGAGGCCGGTCCTGAACGGCTGGCCTCCGCGTTACTGGACAAGGGGGTGCTGACCTCCGATTGGCTGCCCGCGTTCGAGGCGGTGCCCCGGCATCTGTTCATGCCGGATGTCATCTGGCCCGGTCAGGCGGGTATGAATCGGCCGAACGACCGGGTGATCCGTTCTGCGGAACCGGAGTTGTGGTGGCAGGCGGTCTACCGGGACGCGCCGATCACCACGCAGTGGGATGACGGCGCCTACACCGGTCCCGGCAAGGGCAAGATCCCCTCAAGTTCCAACTCCATGCCGTCCATGGTCTTTTCCATGCTCAAGGCGCTGGACGTGGACGACGGGCACCACGTATTGGAGATCGGCACCGGAACGGGCTGGAATGCCGCCCTGCTGGCGCGCCGGCTCGGCTCCGCCAACGTCGTCACGGTGGAGGTGGACCCGGCCGCTGCGCAGGAGGCCGGTACCCGTCTGGAGGCAGCAGGGTGCAATCCGGTGACGGTGGTCGGTGATGGCGCCCAGGGGCATGCGCCGCGGGCTCCTTATGACCGGGTGATCGCCACGTGTTCCGTAAGCCGTATCCCCTCCGCGTGGATAGAGCAGACCCGGCCGGGTGGTGTGATCGTCGCGCCGTGGGGGCCGACCTACGGCGGGGAAGCCGTTGCCCGACTCACCGTGGCCGACGACGTCACCGCTTCGGGCCACTTCGTGGGCTCCTCGGCGTTCATGCGCCTACGCGCACAGCGGACGGCCCGCCCGCACGTGCGTGACTACCTCAAGGGCCGCCCTTGGCCAGCGGACGGGGACCGGTCGGTGACCTCGCTGTCCCCGGACGAGGTGGGTGACTGGGTGGTGATGTTCGCCATCGGTCTTCAGGTGCCGGCGGCGTTTCCGTGGATGGAGTCCTACCCGGATGGCTCGTACACGCTGTGGCTACGCGATGCCGCTGTCACCTCGTGGGCCACGGCGGACTATGAGCCCAACCGCAGTGAATACGAAGTGGTGCAGTCCGGACCCCGGAAGCTGTGGGATGAAGTCGAGACCGCCCACCGCTGGTGGGTCGAACAGGGCCAACCCGACTTCAACCGCTTCGGACTGACAGTCGGTCCTCAGGGCCACTCCGTCTGGCTCGACACACCGGACCACCAGGTCCCGCTGACTGTCAGGTAA
- the cutA gene encoding divalent-cation tolerance protein CutA has product MSEFVQVYTATETREAAVALGRSATQARLAAGVQVVGPVVSLFWHLGEFGEGEEWQVIFKTTADRYAELESHLLEHHPWNNPEITAVPITAGARGYLDWVRRTVAEELADGTA; this is encoded by the coding sequence ATGAGTGAGTTCGTACAGGTCTACACGGCAACCGAGACGCGGGAGGCGGCGGTTGCGCTCGGTCGGAGTGCGACACAGGCGCGATTGGCGGCCGGCGTTCAAGTGGTCGGGCCAGTGGTCTCACTATTCTGGCACCTGGGCGAGTTCGGCGAGGGCGAGGAATGGCAGGTCATCTTCAAGACCACCGCAGACCGCTACGCGGAACTTGAATCGCATCTCCTGGAGCACCATCCGTGGAACAACCCAGAGATCACAGCCGTCCCGATCACCGCCGGCGCGCGGGGCTATCTGGACTGGGTACGTCGGACCGTGGCAGAGGAACTGGCCGACGGAACGGCCTGA
- a CDS encoding UTRA domain-containing protein, with protein sequence MAPVPAGVLGAVDPTSDRAVFRQIADELREAIDKGRFNEGLISAEHGKGVFVRPRPPVRRLASDRFARRHRDQGKSAFIVEADAAGSRPEVDSLEVKEEKPSRDISARLGSPRKVLARRRRYLLDGRPVEFAVSYLPLDLARGTRIAEPNPGPGGIYALLEEAGHRLDHFDEEVRARMPSRGEAKMLRLASGVPVIHLVRTAYDTEGRAVEVCDTVMAADAYVLAYQLPAT encoded by the coding sequence ATGGCGCCCGTTCCGGCCGGTGTTCTCGGGGCCGTCGACCCCACCAGCGACCGTGCCGTCTTCCGGCAGATCGCCGACGAGCTCCGGGAGGCCATCGACAAGGGCCGCTTCAATGAGGGGCTGATCTCCGCCGAGCACGGCAAGGGCGTCTTCGTCCGGCCGCGGCCTCCGGTGCGGCGGCTCGCTTCCGACCGGTTCGCGCGTCGGCACCGCGACCAGGGCAAGTCCGCGTTCATCGTGGAAGCGGACGCCGCAGGCTCCCGACCCGAGGTCGACAGCCTGGAGGTCAAGGAGGAAAAGCCCAGTCGCGACATCTCCGCCCGCCTGGGGTCACCTCGGAAGGTCCTCGCCCGCCGCCGGCGCTACCTGCTCGACGGTCGCCCCGTCGAGTTCGCCGTGTCGTACCTGCCTCTCGACCTGGCGCGCGGTACGCGCATCGCCGAGCCGAACCCCGGCCCCGGCGGCATCTACGCCCTGCTGGAGGAAGCGGGGCACCGGCTCGACCACTTCGACGAGGAGGTACGCGCCCGGATGCCCTCCCGGGGGGAGGCCAAGATGCTGCGGCTGGCGTCGGGCGTGCCGGTGATCCACCTGGTACGGACCGCGTACGACACCGAAGGGCGGGCGGTTGAGGTGTGCGACACCGTGATGGCCGCCGACGCCTACGTACTCGCCTACCAACTGCCCGCGACCTGA
- a CDS encoding class I SAM-dependent methyltransferase, translated as MLDSSAEQRNLWDRIAADYHPSDVADTEAVAGTVDFLAGLAGDGPALELAIGAGRIAVPLLRRGVEVAGVDVSPAMIDVLHATVPAADLPATVGSMATADAPGRDYALVYIVYNAITCLLHQDEQIACFHNAARHLRPGGHFVIEVWVPQLRQLPPGQALVPGTVTDDLLIFDSYDLVTQRVFSHRYQLSRGQVISAGGTPHRYVWPSEMDVMAKMAGLGLVHRYADWDRSPFTGDSPSSVSVWQKPH; from the coding sequence TGCCGAGCAGCGGAACCTCTGGGACCGTATCGCCGCCGATTACCACCCGAGCGACGTGGCGGACACCGAAGCGGTCGCGGGGACGGTCGACTTCCTGGCCGGGCTGGCAGGTGACGGTCCGGCGCTGGAGCTGGCGATCGGCGCCGGACGCATTGCCGTGCCGCTGCTGCGCCGCGGCGTCGAGGTGGCCGGCGTGGATGTGTCTCCGGCGATGATCGACGTCCTGCACGCCACGGTTCCCGCCGCTGACCTGCCCGCCACCGTCGGGAGCATGGCCACGGCCGACGCACCCGGACGGGATTACGCACTCGTCTACATCGTCTACAACGCGATCACGTGCCTGCTCCACCAAGACGAACAGATCGCCTGCTTCCACAACGCCGCCCGCCATCTGCGTCCCGGTGGCCACTTCGTCATCGAGGTCTGGGTCCCCCAGCTACGGCAACTGCCCCCCGGTCAGGCCCTGGTGCCCGGCACGGTCACCGACGACCTACTGATCTTTGACAGTTACGACCTGGTCACCCAGCGTGTGTTCTCCCACCGGTACCAACTGAGCAGGGGACAGGTGATCAGCGCGGGCGGCACGCCCCACCGCTACGTGTGGCCCTCGGAGATGGATGTGATGGCCAAGATGGCGGGACTCGGCCTGGTCCATCGGTACGCCGACTGGGATCGATCGCCCTTCACCGGCGATAGCCCCTCCAGCGTGTCCGTCTGGCAAAAGCCACACTGA